In Malus sylvestris chromosome 2, drMalSylv7.2, whole genome shotgun sequence, the genomic stretch AAGCCTAACCGCTTCTCTCTTAGTCAGGCCTCTACGTTTAGCAAATTATAGCATCTCAAGTTGGGCAAAGCACCAAAGGGACATAGAAGCATGTATTTactaccaaaaaaaaagttttatgtATTACAACACAGATCCTGTTTGGTTCGTATTCATTCAAAATGACAAGACACGAAATACTTACGGACAATTACCAGACCAAAATAAGAATGCTATAAAAACATACAATGAAAACTTGCCATTATTTACATAGTCGGATTGGCTGCTCATGCTACTACCAGCCACACTGCCATAGTTGGGGGTCTGGTTAGATGTGCTGATGGATGAGACACTTCTCTGGGATTGAACGGCGCTATTGTCCAAGTCATAAGTACTGCTGCTCCAAAACTCATCTGAGATGCCCGGTTTCTTAACACTTCGCCCTTGAATTCTCAATCCCTTCGAAGGCTCATCGACAGCAGTAATTGGTGTGGATTTCGTGCAGCATCCAAAACAACCACTGCTCTGTTTAAACCCAGGTTAAACCACATTGCACAATAAACTCCaccaaaacacaaactaaacacATTTCAAAGGGATTTCATTTAACTTATCTGCAGAACTCTTGAGGTAAAATTACTCAAAATCCAGCTGAGCTTGCCACTGTTACCATAAAGTCTTCAAATTTTTGAAACCCAGATCGTAAGTTTCTTGTTTTTGAATTACTTTTTAACCTAAGCTTGCAATTTTTACCAAAAGTCCTAAAATTTTCAGAACCCAGATCATAAATTTTGTTACTTTTCAAGTATTTTCAATCTGACAATCAAAATTTTTACTACAACCAAGTCAGAATCAAGTCAAACCTTCCAAAAGTAACAGATTTTGGAGGAACCCAAATGCAAATAACTACCAAATATAGCAGATATTTTCCCGCGAAGTGTAATCGAAGACTTACCCCGTGCAAGCGAGGAAGTGGCGGATCCAGGCCGCCATGGAGGTGTTGAGAGTCGCCGCCATGGAGGCTCTGCGTCTGGAGCTTTGCCGGGAAAATTCAAAAGCTAGGAATCGGTTTCCATCCGCGGAAGAAGTGGTGAAAATTTGGAGGGTAGGGTTTCCGGATTTACAGGGAAAATTGGGAAGCGAATTGGCGAGAAAGTGATGGGGAAAATCCGCGTGGAAAAGAATTGGAGGAATCCTTGGTTTTGATTGGTAGCTTTTGGattaagttttttaatttttcaatttatttagtgagattaattaattaattaattacataaGTAACCTTTAGAAATGTATTGAGCCTTGGCGTGAATTCAAATATGCTTGAAGtctaatttaatatttaatctaataaaattcaatcatttgatcaaaaaaattaattatttaaatatgcAGCAActgatgaaaaaaattgaaccccACTCTCACGTGCTGTTGTCGCCTGTTGGGACGTCTGCTCACTTGGGAGAGAGACGACGTCGTTTTGAGTTTATTTAACGGGAGACAAATTGAACATGAGTGCAAGGCTACAGATTTGTTAAGAACCATTTCCTTCCTTTTAGGCGGCTTCACTCTTCGACCAGTACACGTTGAGTACATAGGTAGAATTTGCTCCCAAAACCCGGCTTGTAAGAAAACGATCGGAATGCTCTTGAACCactataggatttgttattttTCCAACATGGGACAATTAGCTCGTATTCCTAACACGGTCACATAATCACCAACAAGAGAGTGAATTGATCTTGATTAAGCAGACACACCATCCTAACTAATTGGCTGGATCCACGCATTTTGGTTGTTGATGACAATATTGAATGCCCGACAAACATGCATGATTGGCTATTTTggatttaacaaaaataaaaaaaggctatttttgaatttatttttgttaaataaaaaaaggtggTTGGTGCTATCTATCCACCCTCATTTTACTTTAATAAACTGTTCTCAATTTTTGACCTTCGGATTCAAtgaattacaaaaaataaagacaTAATTTAACCGCTTAATACTGCGGTCTAGTAAAATTCATCTTCActggtaagtgagaggtcttaggctTGACTTTAGCCACAGgaaaatttaaaccacattattaccaATGAGAGGTTTTAGGCCTGACTCTAGCCACAgacaaatttaaaccacattattattatcagtttattgtgaggctaaacgtACTCCCCACCTCTTTAGTCTAGATAATATcattgtttttaaaaaataaagaacaaaaatttaTAAAAGATGTGTGAGATAAAAACGAATGTGAGAATAGTCGACTCAT encodes the following:
- the LOC126592892 gene encoding uncharacterized protein LOC126592892; amino-acid sequence: MAATLNTSMAAWIRHFLACTGGCFGCCTKSTPITAVDEPSKGLRIQGRSVKKPGISDEFWSSSTYDLDNSAVQSQRSVSSISTSNQTPNYGSVAGSSMSSQSDYVNNGLVLWNQNRLEWIGSGNPRNQIPKSRENRVSWNATYERLVGTKQRQLPYTQRIPLSDMIEFLVEVWEQEGLYD